A segment of the Bdellovibrio bacteriovorus genome:
ATTATTAAAGTGGACTGTCACGGTGTCCGCAATAACCTTTTCGTCTGACTTGATATAATATCTAACGCGGTCGCAGAAAGCCTCGATGGTCTCGGGCGCTGTTTCGTACACCAAGCCGAGCACCTGACGAACGCGGCGGGCAGGACGAACACCCATATTGTCGACCGTTTCTTTAGCCATCATAGCATTCGGAATAGTGATCAAAGAGTTGTAGAACGTGCGGACGCGGGTAGAACGGAAGCCGATCTCTTCAACCGTGCCCTCCATATCCTTGATCTTCACCCAGTCGCCTACCTGAAACGGGCGATCAAACAAGATGGTGATTGAACCAAACAAATTGGCGGCGGTGTCCTGAGCCGCCAACGCCAGGGCCAAGCCCCCCAAACCCAGACCGGCCAGCAAGGACATTACATTGAGTCCAAAGCTTTGCAGCACAATCAGGAAACCCATCACCACGACAAAGATCTTTAATGCTTTCGAGGCAAACGGCACCAACTGGTCATCAAAAGTGCTCGGGGTTTTTGAAGTATAGTCGGCGAGCACGGAGCACGCCGCATCCACCGCATAATAAACCAAGCGGATAATGAAGATGGCAATCAGACCGCGCAGAAAATGGTCATAGTAGCTGGCAAACTTGCCAGTCAGCTCGGCCGCGTCGCCCGCCGCAAACCACAAAAGGATCACCAGGATCCACGCCATCGGACGGTCCGTGTCGGTTCTTAGGAAATACCCCCAGAACGTGTTTGGATACTTTTTGGTGATCGGGTTGTGTTTTTTAAGTTCTTTAAGGATCAGGTGAAACACCGGGCGGATCACAAAGATCCCCGCTGCAAACGCCAGCGCCAGGAAGGCCCACTTCCAGTTGGGCATCACAAAGGTTGTGGATTTCAGAACCTCGGTCAGCTCCGGAGTGAACCACTGGGATTCTTCAAACAAAAACTTTTCCATGGAAGAAAGCTCTTTCATATTACACCATCTGCAAGTCATGCCCTGTATAGAGCAAAATCAAAATCACCAAACCCAGAACAATTCGGTAGTAACCAAAGCCCCGGAACCCATAGCGCGACACTATACCGATAAAGAACTTGATCGCAACCATCGCCACAACAAAGGCCACAGCGCAGCCCACCAGCAGCAAATTGATTTGTGCGGGCTCAATCGTCTTATAGATCTTTAACAGTTTGTACAGCGTGGCTGCGGCCATTGTCGGAACCGCCAGGAAAAATGAAAACTCCGCTGCTTCTTTTTTGTTCATGCCAAGTGTCAATCCGCCCATGATGGTCGCACCAGAACGCGAAACACCCGGGATCATCGCGATGGCTTGGAACAGTCCGAGCTTCACCGAATCTTTGTATGTCAGATCATCGGTTTTTCGGCCCATCATTGTCAGGTGAGCAAATGCCTTGTCCGCCCAAATCAGGATTGCACCACCGATAATCAGCGACCAGGCAACCACTTGCACGCTGCCCATCAGGTGTTCCACCAGATCCTTCACCACGAAACCGATGATTGCCGTTGGCAGGAACGCCACAAACAGCTTGCGATAGAATCCCCAATGAGGAAGGAAGCGTTTCCAATACAAAACCAGCACCGACATAATCGCACCAAACTGGATGATGACTTCGAAAGCCTTTGTGAAAGAGCTGTCTTCGATGCCCATCATAGAGCTGGCAATAATCATATGACCCGTGGAAGAAATGGGCAGGAACTCGGTGATCCCCTCGACAATGCCAAGGATGATCGCGTGCAGATAACTCATAGATGAACCCTCTTTCGCTGCAAAAAAACAGTCGCGAACATCATTGAAAAGAACGCCGGTGGGTTCAATATTCGATGGGTTGTGTCAAAAAATTTAAGATTTGTTTAAGATTTTTGTATTCAATGCTTAAGAAAGGTGAATATTATTTTTTCACCACGGAGGGGGTTTAATTATGAAACGTGCATTACTAGTTGGTGCGGTTCTGTTTGGTTCTCAGGCGTTCGCTGGCGAATACCTGGTGAAATATTCGAACACTCGCGCTTTCAACATGCTGAATACAATGACGACATCTAAGGTGTCCACGATCCAAATGATGGATCACAACGACACTGCTAGCTTGGTGTTGGTTGATGTGAACAAGAAACACGAAGCTCAGGCTTTGGCTTCTTTGTTGTCTCAACCAGGCGTTGAGTACATCGTTCCTAACTTCAAAATCAGAGCTTTCACAGCGCCAGTTGACGCTGCTGCTTTGAAAGAGCAATGGGCTATCGCGAAAGTTCAAGCTGAAAAAGCTTGGCAGCGCGCTGGTAACAAAGGCTCCAAAAACGTGATCGTTGCGGTTATCGATACTGGTGTTGATTATACTCACCCGGCATTGGCTCCGAACATGATCACTGGTTATGACTTCCGCGACAACGACGCTGATCCAATGGATCTGACGGGCTTCCAAAACCCAGGTCACGGTACACACTGTGCGGGTGCGGTTGGTGCGACGGGTCTGATTGACGGTGGTATCGTAGGTCTTTCTCCTGAAGTTTCCATGATGCCTTTGCGCTTCCTGGGTGCTGACGGTTCCGGTGACCTGAACAACGCGATCAAGTCTATCGACTACGCTGTTGAAAAAGGCGCTCAGATCATTTCTGCATCTTGGGGTGCGGCAGTTCCTCGTTCTCAAGCAGCTCCGCTTCTTGAGGCAGTAAAACGTGCTGACGACAAAGGTGTTATCTTCATCGCAGCTGCTGCGAATGACGGTAAAAACAACGATAAAACTGAAATGTTCCCGGCGAACAACGGTTACCCAAATTCCATCACAGTAGCGGCTTCCGGCCCTGCAGATGCGAAACCATCTTGGTCTAACTACGGTACAGCGACTGTTCACGTTTCTGCACCGGGAGAGAACATCATGTCCACTCTTCCAAAAAACAAATACGGCAACTTGTCTGGTACTTCCATGGCAACTCCGCTTGTTTCCGGTCTGGTGGCTTTGATGAAAGCTCAAGATCCTTCTCTGACTGGTGCGCAAATCCGCGCGATCCTTCAGACGACAGGTGCTAAAGTTTCCATCGAAACTGCATGTAACTGCCGCGTTGACGCTTACGAAGCGGTTGAAGCTGTTATGTCCAAGAAAATGGTTGTAGTTCCGGCTGCGGCAACTATCAAACCTTCTGAGACTCTGGCTTTGTCTGTTCTTCACGGTAAAGCGCCATTCAAATTTGCTTCCAGCAACTCTTCTGTAGCTTCTGTATCTGACAACGGTACTTTGACTGCAGCTTCCAACGGTTCCACTGTTGTGACAGTAACTGATGCTGACGGTAAAACGGCTTCCACTCTGAACATCCACGTGGGTGCTTCTTCCGGTGGCGGTAACAATCCAAATCCACCAGACAACGGTGGCGGTTTGCCTGACCCAGGTCAACCTGGCGAATGTCCACTTGGTGATCCAGCGATCTGCCAAATCATCTGCCAAATCAAACCAGACCTACCGTTCTGTCAGTAGGTAAGAAGGCTCCCGGAAGGGAGCCTTTTTTCGTTTCAGACCCGAAGCTGCCCTTGAGGCGCCAACTGCTTCGTTGGTCGGCGTCGACGTACCAGTGGTACGCCTCCTTCTTCCGCCTCGCATTTGACTCCTCAATGACAGCTTCTACGCTCTCGGGCCCACGGATTGGGATATGGAGTTGCGCAATTTAGGTTGCTTCGGTAGCTTCGAGGGTAGGGGGAATTGTGTCTTTTTATTCTCAAGCTTTTACGCATCTTTCGGTTCAGAAGAAAAATCATACATTGTGGCTGACGCTCAATAATCCGGAGCAGAGTAATGCTATTTCGCTTGAGATGGTGGATTCGTTGACTCGGGTTTTGAGGTTTGCGGATTTTGATTCTTTGGTGCGGGTGATTGTTATTACTGGTGAAGGAACCTCGTTCTGTGCTGGTGGTGATGTGAAGGCTATGCAGAACAAAACCGGCATGTTTGCTGGGGAGTCGAATGAGCTTCGGATGCGGTATATGCATGGGATTCAGCAGATTCCCAAGGGTATTGAAGAGCTTTCTAAACCGGTGATTGCCATGGTCAACGGGCCGGCGATTGGGGCTGGGTGTGATTTGGCGATGATGTGTGATCTGCGTATCGGGACTGAGAAAGCCAAGTTTGGCGAGACCTTCGTAAAACTGGGGCTGGTTCCGGGGGACGGGGGCAGTTTCTTCCTTCAGCGTGTGATTGGCTTTAGCAAGGCGATGCAGATGTCTTTGACTGGGGATCTGGTGTCCGGCGCTGAAGCCTTGAATTGGGGCCTTTTGAATTATCTGGTGCCGGTGGAATCCTTATTGGCTGAAACTGAGAAGTTGGCGGATAAGGTTGCTGGCAATGCGCCGGTGGCGGTGCAGATGACGAAAAAGACCATGAAGATGGCTTATATGAATGATCTTTCCACGATCCTGGATCTGGCGGCGGCTTATCAGGGGATCACTCAGCGTACCGAGGATCACTTTAAGGCCCTGGAAGCGATGAAAGAAAAGAAAGCGCCCGAGTTTCAGGGGCGCTGAGCGATCTTGTCCAGATCCTCGGCTCTTGAGATTAAGTTATCCCTTAAGACATTCTTTTGCGAGGAACTTAAGCCCTTCCAGAACTGCTCAGTCAGGAACGTCTGGAAGGCGGCTTTGTGTTTGTTCAGGGCCTCGGTGAATTCCGGCAGACGGCTTGATTCATAGTCGATGAAATAGTCCGCGACAAATTTCTGCAAAGCCGCAGGATTTTGGCTGGCTGCCAGGAAAAGTTTCAGCGTGTGTTCGCGGCTTTTGTTTTGAAGCTCCCAAGGGTAGGGGTTGGCTTTTAAGAATTTTTCGATTTCGTCTTGTTGTTTGACTGAAATTCCGCCAATCCAGAACTCAAAACTTCGGCGATAGCGTTTGTAGGCTGTCTTGAGCGACTTTTCCGGGATTTCGTTGTCCTCTTTAGTTTCGGTGATGTCTTCGCGGACCTTCCGTGCGAAGTGTTCAAATTGCGCCTTTGTCAGTGTGCCGGCGGTTTTAAGGGCCGAGTCTTTGAAATAGTTTGTGCCTTTTTTGAAATAGCTTTGAATCTCTAGAAAGTTTTTGGCGACCAGGTCCGGGTTGATCTGACTTTTTTTGATTTCAGGTTCCAGGCTGCGGAAGGTTTTGGCGACTTCGGGGAACATCTCTTTACGCATCTTGGTGATGTCGTTTTGGATGTTTTCTTTCAGCTCTGATTTTTGTTCGCTGGTCAGATCAAAATAGCGATCGGCGCGGGATGTGGCGGTGATATCAGCCCAGCGGACCATCATGTCCAACTGACCGCACCCGGTGCACAGTAATAAGATAAGTCCCAAGATCAGATTTTTCATTCTGATCTTTGTTTTAGAACGATCCTTCGAAGCAGAACAGCCTCAATGACAAGATACAGGATAAAACTGACGGTCAGTCCAATGCCTTTTAAAAGGGCCCAGTTGGTGGTGCTCCACTCTAAGGCCGCCCACGTTGCCAAGACGGCATGAATGGCAAAAAAGATTCCCGTGCGGAACGTGATTCCGGCCATACGCGATTTGATAATGTCCGGAAACTGCTGCCCCTGCTGTTCTGCAAGATAAACCAACAATGGCTTTTTAACGACCAGCGATCCCCAAAGCACAATCGCAAAAGCCCCTTCCATCAAAGCGGGCTGAAGCTTAAACCAAATGCCTTCGGATGAAATCAAAGAAATCGCCCCCAAGCCCAGCAACATCCCGTTGCCGATCCAGGTGATCTTTTGCACTTTCTTGTGTCGGTAAAGCTCCCAGATGATTTCACCCAAACCAAAAATCATCCCGGCAATCAGACCCGGAATGATTCCGTAGTATTCTTCGATCAGAGTGAAGGCGATAACTGGCAGCAGGCCGCCAAAGAATAGACCGGCGGCGGTTTTCTTCGGAGCTGGATTCATGAACGGGTTTCCAGGAAGTCTACGGCCTGGCCTTGGCTTGGCAAAACAACCTGATCGTTTTCCATAACCAGTTTGCCACCCACAATCGTATGCGTTGGCCATCCGGTCACCCGCATGCCGTGGAACGGAGTCCAACCGCAGCGGCTGGCGATCCAGGAATTATCGATCGTGGTTTCTTTTTTCAGATCCACAATTGTGATGTCAGCGTCGAATCCCTGGCGCAGGCGACCTTTGTTTTTGACACCAAAGACGCGGCAAGGATTTTCCGTGACAAGTTCGGTGAACTTTTTCAAAGACAGTCGTCCGTCATGCACGTGATTTAGCATGATCGGCACCAGGGTTTGCACACCCGGAACTCCGGAGGGACTTGCTGGGTAGGGACGGTCTTTTTCTTCACGGGTGTGGGGCGCGTGATCTGAACCGATCACGTCCACGGTGCCATCCAAAAGGGCTTTCCAGATGCGGTCCATGTGGCGTTTTTCACGGATCGGCGGATTTT
Coding sequences within it:
- a CDS encoding mechanosensitive ion channel family protein; its protein translation is MEKFLFEESQWFTPELTEVLKSTTFVMPNWKWAFLALAFAAGIFVIRPVFHLILKELKKHNPITKKYPNTFWGYFLRTDTDRPMAWILVILLWFAAGDAAELTGKFASYYDHFLRGLIAIFIIRLVYYAVDAACSVLADYTSKTPSTFDDQLVPFASKALKIFVVVMGFLIVLQSFGLNVMSLLAGLGLGGLALALAAQDTAANLFGSITILFDRPFQVGDWVKIKDMEGTVEEIGFRSTRVRTFYNSLITIPNAMMAKETVDNMGVRPARRVRQVLGLVYETAPETIEAFCDRVRYYIKSDEKVIADTVTVHFNNYNASSLDVLVNFHLKVYTGPEELQHQQRIFIEILKIAADMKVSFAYPTQTVYSQVTTVR
- a CDS encoding undecaprenyl-diphosphate phosphatase; protein product: MSYLHAIILGIVEGITEFLPISSTGHMIIASSMMGIEDSSFTKAFEVIIQFGAIMSVLVLYWKRFLPHWGFYRKLFVAFLPTAIIGFVVKDLVEHLMGSVQVVAWSLIIGGAILIWADKAFAHLTMMGRKTDDLTYKDSVKLGLFQAIAMIPGVSRSGATIMGGLTLGMNKKEAAEFSFFLAVPTMAAATLYKLLKIYKTIEPAQINLLLVGCAVAFVVAMVAIKFFIGIVSRYGFRGFGYYRIVLGLVILILLYTGHDLQMV
- a CDS encoding S8 family peptidase, with translation MKRALLVGAVLFGSQAFAGEYLVKYSNTRAFNMLNTMTTSKVSTIQMMDHNDTASLVLVDVNKKHEAQALASLLSQPGVEYIVPNFKIRAFTAPVDAAALKEQWAIAKVQAEKAWQRAGNKGSKNVIVAVIDTGVDYTHPALAPNMITGYDFRDNDADPMDLTGFQNPGHGTHCAGAVGATGLIDGGIVGLSPEVSMMPLRFLGADGSGDLNNAIKSIDYAVEKGAQIISASWGAAVPRSQAAPLLEAVKRADDKGVIFIAAAANDGKNNDKTEMFPANNGYPNSITVAASGPADAKPSWSNYGTATVHVSAPGENIMSTLPKNKYGNLSGTSMATPLVSGLVALMKAQDPSLTGAQIRAILQTTGAKVSIETACNCRVDAYEAVEAVMSKKMVVVPAAATIKPSETLALSVLHGKAPFKFASSNSSVASVSDNGTLTAASNGSTVVTVTDADGKTASTLNIHVGASSGGGNNPNPPDNGGGLPDPGQPGECPLGDPAICQIICQIKPDLPFCQ
- a CDS encoding enoyl-CoA hydratase-related protein, producing the protein MSFYSQAFTHLSVQKKNHTLWLTLNNPEQSNAISLEMVDSLTRVLRFADFDSLVRVIVITGEGTSFCAGGDVKAMQNKTGMFAGESNELRMRYMHGIQQIPKGIEELSKPVIAMVNGPAIGAGCDLAMMCDLRIGTEKAKFGETFVKLGLVPGDGGSFFLQRVIGFSKAMQMSLTGDLVSGAEALNWGLLNYLVPVESLLAETEKLADKVAGNAPVAVQMTKKTMKMAYMNDLSTILDLAAAYQGITQRTEDHFKALEAMKEKKAPEFQGR
- a CDS encoding DUF6279 family lipoprotein, which gives rise to MKNLILGLILLLCTGCGQLDMMVRWADITATSRADRYFDLTSEQKSELKENIQNDITKMRKEMFPEVAKTFRSLEPEIKKSQINPDLVAKNFLEIQSYFKKGTNYFKDSALKTAGTLTKAQFEHFARKVREDITETKEDNEIPEKSLKTAYKRYRRSFEFWIGGISVKQQDEIEKFLKANPYPWELQNKSREHTLKLFLAASQNPAALQKFVADYFIDYESSRLPEFTEALNKHKAAFQTFLTEQFWKGLSSSQKNVLRDNLISRAEDLDKIAQRP
- a CDS encoding inner membrane-spanning protein YciB, encoding MNPAPKKTAAGLFFGGLLPVIAFTLIEEYYGIIPGLIAGMIFGLGEIIWELYRHKKVQKITWIGNGMLLGLGAISLISSEGIWFKLQPALMEGAFAIVLWGSLVVKKPLLVYLAEQQGQQFPDIIKSRMAGITFRTGIFFAIHAVLATWAALEWSTTNWALLKGIGLTVSFILYLVIEAVLLRRIVLKQRSE